One Ignavibacterium album JCM 16511 genomic region harbors:
- a CDS encoding response regulator transcription factor translates to MSKILLIDDEPDILEFLKYNLENEGYQVITGTDGQQALEKIAENPDLIVLDIMMPKLDGFEVMERIRSDKRYKDIPVIFLTAKAGEAHEIKGLELGASDYIQKPISPKKLIARVKANLKKSELISGKKDKLPEKITFGPIEIDRKTFTVLVDGEKIYFPRKEFEILFFLLSSPGRVFNREVLLKEIWGNDVYVVDRTVDVHVRKIREKLGKYADMIETIKGVGYKVKSVE, encoded by the coding sequence ATGTCTAAAATACTTCTCATTGATGATGAACCTGATATTCTCGAATTTCTTAAGTACAATCTTGAGAACGAAGGATATCAGGTAATAACAGGTACTGATGGTCAACAAGCTTTGGAAAAAATTGCGGAGAATCCTGATCTAATTGTGTTGGATATTATGATGCCGAAGCTTGATGGCTTTGAAGTAATGGAAAGAATCCGTTCGGATAAACGATATAAAGATATACCAGTCATCTTTCTCACTGCAAAAGCTGGTGAAGCTCACGAAATTAAAGGTCTTGAGCTTGGTGCAAGTGATTACATTCAAAAACCTATTTCTCCAAAAAAATTAATTGCACGAGTAAAAGCAAATCTCAAAAAGTCTGAATTGATTTCTGGTAAGAAGGATAAATTACCAGAAAAGATAACCTTCGGTCCGATTGAAATTGACAGAAAAACATTCACAGTTCTTGTTGATGGTGAAAAAATTTATTTCCCTCGTAAAGAATTTGAAATATTGTTCTTTCTGTTAAGTAGTCCGGGAAGAGTCTTCAACAGGGAAGTTCTGTTAAAAGAAATTTGGGGAAATGATGTTTATGTTGTTGACAGAACTGTTGATGTGCATGTTCGTAAAATCAGAGAAAAACTTGGTAAGTATGCTGATATGATAGAAACAATAAAAGGTGTGGGGTATAAAGTTAAAAGTGTGGAATGA